One genomic window of Peromyscus maniculatus bairdii isolate BWxNUB_F1_BW_parent chromosome 2, HU_Pman_BW_mat_3.1, whole genome shotgun sequence includes the following:
- the LOC143271815 gene encoding uncharacterized protein LOC143271815 produces MAAARLPDRLVPQQERTAVSQDGSRPDGAPPHAAPRLGKERAAAAARLYSTPASGALAPRNRNLRTRGEAAAGGRAAGPPRGREKCGRGRPPPAGRSRCPNPERAGGWGPGSSCPRLVPSPPPPVHTRSTCFCPTSERLFWVSLARALGKEERP; encoded by the coding sequence ATGGCTGCGGCGCGGCTTCCTGACCGACTTGTTCCTCAGCAGGAGCGAACAGCGGTGAGTCAGGACGGGAGCAGGCCGGACGGAGCTCCGCCGCACGCAGCGCCACGCCTCGGAAAGgagcgcgccgccgccgccgcgcgctTATATAGCACGCCCGCATCCGGGGCCCTCGCGCCCCGGAACAGGAACCTCCGCACCCGCGGAGAGGCGGCGGCGGGAGGCCGGGCTGCAGGGCCACCGAGAGGGCGGGAAAAGTGCGGGCGCGGGCGCCCCCCGCCGGCTGGGCGGAGCCGCTGTCCTAACCCGGAGCGTGCGGGAGGCTGGGGCCCGGGAAGCTCCTGTCCCCGCTTGGTGCCGAGTCCTCCGCCTCCCGTGCACACCCGGTCGACGTGCTTTTGTCCCACAAGTGAACGGCTTTTCTGGGTTTCACTGGCCCGGGCCTTGGGGAAGGAAGAGCGACCCTGA
- the Rps20 gene encoding small ribosomal subunit protein uS10, whose product MAFKDTGKTPVEPEVAIHRIRITLTSRNVKSLEKVCADLIRGAKEKNLKVKGPVRMPTKTLRITTRKTPCGEGSKTWDRFQMRIHKRLIDLHSPSEIVKQITSISIEPGVEVEVTIADA is encoded by the exons ATG GCCTTTAAAGACACCGGGAAGACGCCCGTGGAGCCCGAGGTGGCGATCCACCGGATCCGGATCACGCTCACCAGCCGCAACGTGAAGTCGCTGGAGAAGG TGTGTGCCGACTTGATCAGGGGCGCGAAGGAAAAGAACCTGAAGGTGAAAGGACCGGTGCGCATGCCTACCAAG ACACTGAGAAtcactacaagaaaaacaccttgtGGTGAAGGTTCCAAGACGTGGGATCGTTTCCAAATGAGAATCCACAAGCGACTCATTGACTTGCACAGTCCTTCCGAGATTGTTAAACAGATCACTTCCATCAGTATTGAGCCAGGAGTGGAGGTTGAAGTCACTATTGCGGATGCCTAA